The following DNA comes from Streptomyces globosus.
GCCGGCCCGCCGGAACACCGACAAAGCGGCGTGCCGCGGCAGCCGGGTACTCCACCGCGGACAAGCCGCTGATCGGGCCCCGACACCTACGGTGGTGTGGACAAGGATCCGCACACATCCGAAGGGCCGGGATTCGCATGACTTCCACCCACGCCTTCTGGCTCGCCGGCCGCCAGGCCACCGGCGAGGACAGCTTCGACGTCCACAACCCGTGGGACGGCCGCCTCGTCGGCACCGTCAGCGTCCCCACCGACGCACAGGTCGAAGAGGCCGTGGCCGCGGCGTACGCCGTGACGGCGGAGTTCTCCGCGACCCCCGCCCACGTCCGGGCCGCGGCCCTGGACCACGTCTCGAAGCGCCTCGCCGAGCGGACCGAGGAGATCGCCCAGCTGATCTCCGCCGAGAACGGCAAGCCCGTCAAGTGGGCGCGCGGCGAGGTCGGCCGTGCGGTATCCGTCTTCCGCTTCGCCGCCGAGGAGGCCCGCCGCTTCAACGGCGGCGAGGCCCAGCGCCTCGACACCGACGCCGGCGGCACCGGCCGCCTGGCCCTGACCCGCCGCTTCGTCAAGGGCCCGGTCCTCGGCATCGCCCCGTTCAACTTCCCGCTGAACCTGTGCGCCCACAAGGTCGCCCCGGCCATCGCCGTCGGCGCGCCGATCATCCTCAAGCCGGCCCCGGCCACGCCGCTCTCCGGCCTGATCCTCGGCGAGCTCCTCGCCGAGACCGACCTGCCGGCCGGCTCCTGGTCCGTGCTGCCCGTCGCCAACGACAAGATGCCGGCGCTGGTCCAGGACGACCGCCTGCCCGTCATCTCCTTCACCGGCTCCGACAAGGTCGGCTACGCCATCCAGCAGTCCGTGCCGCACAAGCACTGCACCCTGGAGCTCGGCGGCAACGCCGCCGCCGTCGTCCTCGCCGACTGGTCCTCCGACGCCGACCTCGACTGGGCCGCGACCCGCATCGCGACCTTCTCGAACTACCAGGCCGGCCAGTCCTGCATCTCCGTGCAGCGCGTCATCGCCGACGCCTCCGTGTACGACCGCCTTGTCGAGAAGGTCGTCGCCCAGGTCCAGGCGCAGGTCACCGGCGACCCGTCCGACGACGCCACCGACGTCGGCCCGCTCGTCTCCGAGGACGCCGCCAAGCGCGTCGAGTCCTGGGTCGACGAGGCCGTCGCCGCCGGCGCGAAGCTGCTCACCGGCGGCAAGCGCGAGGGCGCCTCGTACGAGCCGACCGTCCTCGCCGACCTGCCCGACGGCGTGACCCTCGCCTGCGAAGAGGTCTTCGGCCCGGTCCTGACCCTGCACCGCGTCGAGAACACCGACGAGGCCTTCGCCAAGGTCAACGACTCGAAGTTCGGCCTCCAGACCGGCGTCTTCACCCGCGACGTCCAGACCGCCTTCCGCGCCCACCGCGAGCTGGAGGTCGGCGGCGTGGTCATCGGCGACGCCCCGTCCTACCGCGCCGACCAGATGCCGTACGGCGGCGTCAAGCAGTCCGGCGTCGGCCGCGAGGGCGTCCGCTACGCGATGGACGACTACACGTACGAGCGCGTCCTGGTCCTGACGAACCTGGCCCTCTGACGCCTCCCGAGAACCGACGGCCGGAGCCCACTGTGCGGGGGCTCCGGCCGTCCCCCTTTTGCCTGCCCTGACCTGCGAAAAGCGTCAGATCCTGGCTGATGTCCTCAACGCGTGGGAACGCCGGCCCAACGGTCTTGGCCAAGGTGAGCGTGCTTCCGCGACCGGTCGCTACGCGCCGCGCGCGGGGAAGCAGCGTCCTGCAACTCCCGGCGCAGTCCGCGAGCGCCCACCACTGCCAAGGCCCAAAGTGCGCTGATGGATTGCGCATGCTCCCACGGCGGCCCTGAGGTCTCCGGGGGCAGGACGGGTACGACAGCCACTCCCGCCTCCGCGAAGGCACGCGGCTCGACATAGCGCATGCCGCCGCGGCCACACAGGTACGTCCTGCTGCCCGTAGCCACGGTGAGGTCCGCGAGGCGGGCGGATCGGCCGGTGCGAGCGGTCAGTTCACTGCTGCGGACGACGGTCCCTGGCCACCCCATGGCCGCCAGGAGCGCCAATGTCGATGCCTCGGCGACAGCAGCCGTCCGCTTCGTGGACTTGAACTCCTCCAGTACCGGGTCCACGACCGCCTTCACGGCGGGCCAGTTCAAGCTTCGCCCATACGTCTGGTAGGTGAGCTGCTGTACCCGCCGTCGGCAGCGTTCGGGATCGGCAAGCCGCGCATCGCGGACCAGCGTGCTGCGGCCCTGCGGCAGGTGGGTGGCCAGGGACAGCCACCGCCTGTCGCCAGGGTCTGCCAGGGCGCCCAGACGGGCTCGGTGCTGGTAGTCCCGGCGGGCGAACTGGACGTCGTCCAGGACGATCCACACGTCCGAGGCGAAAAGCTTCGCCAGCGTGGACAGCCGTGGGAAGAAATTCGGCTGGTGGATCGCGCACACCGCCCCCGGAGGGGCATTGCCGGTGTCAGGAGCTGATGAGCCTGCTGTCGAAGCCGGCGCGCAGGAGGCGCTCGTACGCGTCATGGACATCTCCCGGTACGTCCTGCTCGACGGCGAAGCCGAGCGCCGGGTACTCGATGACCCGTTGCAGGTCGCCCACGAGCATGTCGACGACGAGCTTCTCGTCGCCGATGGACTTGATGTAGTCGTCGAACTCCAGCGGCTCGGAGGCGCAGACGACCTCGACCTCCGGCCAGAGCTTGCGGCACGTGGCGTACGAGCGGCGCTCCATATACGGCTTGGAGATCAGGAGCAGCGACTTCACCTCCACGCCGGCCTCGCGCAGCACCTCTCGCGACAGGGTGATGTTCTGGCCGGTGTTCCCGGCCTTGGTCTCCAGCAGGATCGCCTCGTCAGGCACGCCCAGGTCCAGGGCGTGCTCGCGGTAGTGGACCGCCTCGCCGCGCGGGAAGCGGGCCGCGGTTGTCGCGCTGTTCCCGCCGCTGAAGACGATGACGGGGAAGAGGCCGGAGCCGTACAGGTCCGCCGAGGCGGTGGCGACGCCGAGGTCGTGGCTGCCCAGGCCGATGGCCGCCGAGCAGGGACGTACCTCGTGGCCCATCTGGTGATAGCGCCAGATCAGCATGGCGTCGGTCCACTGCTCGTTGGTGATGGTGCGCTCTGCGCGGTCCGGCACGGGGGACTCCCTCGATCATCGCTGCCTTCACCTCGACACGAAGGCCCGAGGGTCGTCGTACGACCGCCGGATTCCCTCGATGCTGCGGAGCTGATGGCTCAAGCCGTGCTGGGAGGCCATGCGCGCCGCGTCGTCGAGAACGGTCAACCCATCATCGCGGGTGGCCGCGTCGGACAGAAGGATGTGCGAGTACGCGGTGTCCAGCCTGACGCGCTGCATGGGGGAGTCGACGGATCCGGTCGAGCGGGCGATGTCGATGTAGTGCAGCGCCTGGCCGAGCTCGCCGGCCCCGCGATAAGCGAGGGCGAGCTTCTGGTGGGCGACGGCCCAGTCCTCGGGCTCACCCAACTCCTCGAAGTCCCTGATCGCGGAGCGCATGACTTTGGTGGCGTACTCGTTGTTGCCGTGCTTGCTGAGCGCTGTGCCCACCCAGAGGCGGGCGCGGGCCCGGTCGCGGTGGCTGAGACGGTCCTCGCTGGCCAACTGCTCGTACTGGCGGGCCGAGGCTTCGAGCTGCCCGGCCATCTCCGTGACCACGGCGAGGGAGAGTTCGATCTGGGCCGTGCGTCTCGGGATGGCCAAGTCGTGGAACAGGCGGTGCGCGCGCAGGTAGGAGTGGCGCGCGGAGAGCGGACCGAGGATGGCGCCCTGGTCGCGCTGCAAGTCTCCGAGGAGGACGAGGGAACGGCCGTAGAGATAGGCGCCCTTGTCGTCGAGGCCGCGCGGCTCGTGGCGGCCCAGCCACCTGTTCAGCAGGTCCGATGCGAAGGTGAACCGCTGGTGGCTGAGGCAGACGATGGCGCGGTCGATGTCCTCCGTCCACGCCTCGTGATCCACGGACGGGGCGGTCCGCCGGCCGTGCAACACCTCCTCGAAGCGCGCGTGCGCGGCCTCGTCGGCGCGGCCGAGAGCGGTGTCGAGGATGGCCTGCGTGTCGGGGCGCGGGTGGGTATCTGCACCGTGTTTCTCCCACTTGGCCACGGTGCGCAGCGCCACGCCCAGGTGCTCCGCGAAGGCGCGGGTGCTCATCCGGAGTGCCGAGCGCAGAGCTTTGGCCTCTCGGCCGGTCCAGTGCTGCACGCGAACCACGGGCTCCCTCCCTCCGCCGCGTATCGAAGCACGCTGAGCACACGCGAGAGGCGGGAAGTGCAACGGAAGTACAACAGGCGGTCATTTCGAGGCCGTTCAGTCACAGGGACGCTCAGTGCATGGAACGCATCACGGAACACCGCGAGATCGGTGAGGTCCACGTCTACGGCTACCTGCGCCATACGACGGGCTCAGCCGCCCGGCACACGGCCCTGGTCGACTCCGTCGCCGAATACTGCCTCCACCACGAGCTGACGCTGCACGGCGTCTTCACCGAGCGCGACGTGACCACGAACCCGCTTGCCACGGCCTTCATTGGCCTCCTCGACGTCCTCGCCCTGGCCGGCACGTACGGCGTGGTCGTGCCCTCGCGCAGCCATCTGGGGCCCAAGGGGCTCGCCGCCGAGCGCGAGCGCCGCATCGAGGAGGCCGGGGCCTCGCTGATCGTTGTCCGCGGAAGCAGCCCCCGACAAGGCAGGGAGCGCCCGGCCGAGGCGCAGTCGGTCGTCCGGCAACGGGGCGGGGTCTGATGTCCCTCCGCGACGCTCTGAGAAGCGCGGCCCACGTCGACAAGCTCCCTGATCTTCGCCTCCTCCCTCTCGGCCGGGACTGGGACGCGGTGCGGGTGCCGGCAGAGACCGGCTTCCTCGCACTCGCACGACTCCGCGCCGCCGAGGAGGAACTCGGCCCTGTGCTGTACGACCGCCTGAGTCAGCGCCTGTACTTCGCCGTACCCACCGGGAGCGGTGGCCTCTGGCAGAGCCTGCCGGTGCACCTGCTCGGCGCCGGTTCCTGGCTCGTGGCACCGGACCCGACCTGTTCGGACGGCCACACCGGCGGATGGTGCGAGCTGCCCGACGACGAGACGCTCACCGACCCCGCCGCCCTTCGCCGCGCCCTGGAGCAACAGCACACCGACCCCGTGCGCCACCTCACCGCCGTACCGGAGGAGACACCGCCATGGACACCCTGGAACGCGCCCGTCTCGACACCTACTTCGAGCGCATCGCCAGCCGCTTCACGCCCGCTGAGCGCCCTGCCTCGGTCCTGATCACGCACGTGCTGCCCGAGCGGCCGGCCTTCGTGCGCGGCGTAGGCACGGTCACCGACCTGCGGATTGTCCTGCCCAAGCCGAAGTCCGTCGACCCGCACGCCTTGCGCCAGATCGAGGACGACGGCTACGGCTGCGCCGAGCTGTCCCGCGAGCTGTTCACCGATCCCGGCCGGGCACTCGGCTTCCTGGAGGAACGTGCTGGGGATAGGCCGATCGTCCTTCTCGACGTCGGCGGCTACTTCGCCCCGACCCTCGGCGCGCTCTGCGACCGCTTCTCCGGCGAGATCCTCGGCGTCGTCGAGGACACGGAGAACGGCCACCGCCGGTACGCCGAACTCGACAAGCTGCCCTGCCCCGTCCTCTCGGTCGCCCGCTCGCCGCTGAAGGATCCCGAGGACTACCTCGTCGGACAGTCGATCGTCTTTTCGACCGAGGCGCTCATGCGGTCCCGTGGCGACATCATGATCGGCCGCTCCGCCCTCGTCATCGGCTTCGGCAAGCTCGGCTCCAGTATCGCCCGCCTGCTCCACGGCAAGGGCGTACAGGTCACCGTCCACGACATCGACCCCGTCAAGCGCACCCAGGCCCTCTCACAGGGCTTCGCGGTGACCGCCGACCGCGATGCCAGCCTCGCCGAAGTCGGTCTCGTCCTGTGCGCCACCGGCTCCCTCGCGCTCCGGGGCCAGGACTTCCCGCGGCTGCGCGCCGGCGCCTACGTCGCCACGGTGACCAGCAGCGAGGACGAGCTCGACCTGGCCGGACTCCCGCCGATCTACCAGCGCGTCCACATCGGCGAGCACGTCACCCGGTACCTGACCACGGACCACCACTTCGACCTGCTCAACGGCGGCAACGCCGTCAACTTCCTGCACGGCGCCAGCGTGGGCCCATTCATCTTCCTTGTCCAGGCCGAGATACTCGCCGCCTCCGCCGCCCTCGCACGCGGCGGCCTGGAGCCCGGCATGCACGAGATCAGCCCCACCGACCGCGCCGCCATCGCCGCGACGTGGCTCGACCACTTCCATCGCTGAGGAGACGCCTTGCCCATCAAGCCCGACCACATCCGCGAGACGCTCGACGAGTACCTCGACGCCCATCCCGACGAGAAGTGGCGCCTCGCGCCCATCGGGGAGCTCCTCGACGCCGGTCACGACGTAACCAGCCGCAATACCTTCGACGGCCACCTCACCGCGGGAGCGATCCTCGCCGACCCTGCAGGCCGCGTCCTGCTGATCAAACACCGCGCGCTGAACCGCTGGCTGCTCCCTGGCGGCCACCTGGAGCCGCAGGACGGGACCTTCCTCGAAGCCGCACAGCGCGAGCTGACCGAGGAAACCGGCATCCCGGCCTCGGTGGTGATCCCCGCCGGCCACCGTCCCCTTCACATCGACGCCCACCACATCCCCGCCAACCCGGCCAAGGACGAGCCGAGTCACCGTCACTTCGACTTCCGCTACCTGTTCCGCACCCACACCGACGCGGTCGAACTCCAGGAAGTGGAGGTCACGGCGGCGGCCTGGCGCTACGCAGACGAAATCGAGAACGAGACCTTGCAGGCTCGGGTACTCGAAGCCCTGCGCTGAAGCACCCCGGAGTCGCCTGGTCCCGGCCTACGGGGTAGGCGTGGGGCCAGGCGGCCCGGGTTCCCGAACAACCGCGGTGAGGGTGACCTCCGTCAACGGGGCCTACTGTGCGGGGGCTCCGGCCGTCTCCCTTCCGCCCTCTTCGGGCGCGGAGGCGGCCGGGTCCCGGCGTTCCGTCCCCGGTGCCGGCCGCTCAGACGGCCCGCAGGTAGAACTTCGTGGTGCGGAGCCCGTTGACGTCGCAGCTGTACGTCCACTGCGTGGTGGTGTAGGTGAAGCCCTGGGGGACCTTGCACGCCCACAGCCCGCTCTTCGGGGTGCGCAGGTGGAACTTGGTGGTGCGCAGCCCGTTGATGTTGCAGCTGTAGGTGGACTGCGTGGTGTCGTAGGTGAACCCGGGAGCCTCCGTGCAGGCCCACATGCCGTCGGCGGGCTTCTCGACGTAGAACATCGTGGTGCGCAGGCCGCTGGTGTGGCAGCTGTAGGTCGACGTGGTCGTGGTGTAGACGTAGCCGGGCGGCACGTTGCAGGACCAGAAGCCGCCCGCGGCGGCGCTCGCGGCCTCGCCGGGCACCGGCGCGGCGGACGCCGCGGGGGCGAGGGCGAGCGTGCCCGTCATGAGGGCGGCGGCGCCGGCGGTGGCCAGCAGGGCGCGGAACTTCCCGGATATCGCGGCGAGCATCGGTCGGGCACTCCTCGTTCGGTGGTCTGGGGCGGACCCAACGGGTGGGGGCGGCCGGCGGGCCCCTCGGCCCGCCGCACCTGTCCGCCGTTGGAGGGCGCGGCGCATGCTCACACCCGGGACATGTCGTCGGCAAGTGCCCCGCCTGCCCGCCGACTGTTTTTCGGCCACGGGAGGCGGCCCCCGCCCGGAACGGTCGCGGGCGGTCCGGTCCCCCGGCGGCTCGGTCCGCAGATCCCGCGGGCACACGGGCGGAAGCGGGCCTCGGCTCCTGCGGGGCGGTGGGAGGCGGCCGTTTGGCGGGGGGATTCGCCCGGGTGGCCCGTCCCGGCTTTTCCCCCGGGGCTTGCGGGGGTACGACTCACAGATAGCACCCACCGGTAGCGTCCCCACTTCGGCGGCGAGGTGAGCCCCCGCATGTCCGCAACACAGCCCGCACAGCCCAAGGTGACCGAGCGCGAGGCCAGGCAGGTCGCGGAGGCGGCCAGGGAACAGGACTGGCGCAAACCGAGCTTCGCCAAGGAGCTCTTCCTCGGCAGGTTCCGCCTCGACCTGATCCATCCGCACCCGCAGCCCGCCGACGAGGACGTCAGGCGCGGCGAGGCGTTCCTCGCCCGGCTGCGGACCTTCTGCGAGACCCGCATCGACGGCGCCCGCATCGAGCGCGAGGCGAAGATCCCCGACGAGACCGTCCGCGGCCTCAAGGAGATCGGCGCGCTCGGCATGAAGATCGACCCCAAGTACGGGGGCCTCGGCCTGACCCAGGTGTACTACAACAAGGCCCTCGCCCTCGTCGGCACCGCCAGCCCCGCGATCGGCGCGCTGCTCTCCGCGCACCAGTCCATCGGCGTGCCCCAGCCGCTCAAGATGTTCGGCACCCAGGAGCAGAAGGAGGCCTTCCTGCCGCGCTGCGCCACCACCGCGATCAGCGCGTTCCTCCTCACCGAGCCCGACGTCGGCTCCGACCCGGCGCGCCTGGCCACCACCGCCGTCCCCGACGGGGACGACGCCTACGTCCTCGACGGCGTGAAGCTGTGGACCACCAACGGCGTCGTCGCCGACCTGCTCGTCGTCATGGCCCGCGTCCCGAAGTCGGAGAACCACCGCGGCGGCATCACCGCGTTCGTCGTCGAGGCCGACTCGCCCGGCATCACCGTCGAGCACCGCAACGCGTTCATGGGCCTGCGAGGCCTGGAGAACGGCGTCACCCGCTTCCGCCGGGTCCGCGTGCCCGCCGCCAACCGCATCGGGGCCGAGGGCTCCGGCCTGAAGATCGCGCTGACCACCCTCAACACCGGGCGGCTGTCCCTGCCCGCCATGTGCGTCGGCGCCGGCAAGTGGTGCCTGAAGATCGCCCGCGAGTGGTCCGGCGTACGCGAGCAGTGGGGCCGGCCCGTCGGCCGCCACGAGGCCGTCGGCTCCAAGATCGCCTTCATGGCCGCGACCACCTTCGCGCTGGAGGCCGTCGTCGACCTCGCCTCCCAGATGGCCGACGAGGACCGCAACGACATCCGCATCGAGGCCGCCCTCGCCAAGCTCTACGGCTCCGAGATGGCCTGCCTCATGGCCGACGAGCTGGTCCAGATCCGCGGCGGCCGCGGCTTCGAGACCGCCGACTCCCTCGCCGCGCGCGGCGAGCGCGCCGTCCCCGCCGAGCAGATGCTGCGGGACCTGCGCATCAACCGGATCTTCGAGGGATCCACCGAGATCATGCACCTCCTCATCGCCCGCGAGGCCGTCGACGCCCACCTCTCCGTCGCCGGCGACCTCATCGACCCCGACAAGGACCTCGGCGACAAGGCCAGGGCCGGCGCCCGTGCCGCCGGCTTCTACGCCCGCTGGCTGCCCCGGCTCGCCGCCGGAGCCGGACAGGTCCCCGGCACCTACCGGGAGTTCCACCCCTCCGGCCACCCCGACCTCGCCACCCACCTGCGCTACGTCGAGCGCAGCGCCCGCAAGCTCGCCCGCTCCACCTTCTACGCCATGTCCCGCTGGCAGGGCCGCATGGAGACCAAGCAGGGCTTCCTCGGCCGCGTCGTCGACATCGGCGCCGAGCTGTTCGCGATGAGCGCGGCCTGCGTCCGCGCCGAGCACCTGCGCGCCAGCGGCGAGCACGGCCGCGAGGCCTACCAGCTCGCCGACGCCTTCTGCCGGCAGTCCCGCATCCGTGTCGAGGAGCTCTTCGGCCGCCTGTGGAGCAACACCGACGACCTCGACCGCAAGGTCGTCGCCGGAGTCCTCTCCGGCACCTACACCTGGCTGGAGGACGGCGCGTACGACCCCTCCGGCGACGGCCCCTGGATCGCCGACGCCGCCCCCGGCCCCTCCGCCCGCGAGAACGTGCACCGCCCCTTCCGCTGACCTGCGATCATCGCCGGACGCCGCAGCAGGCGTACACCACCGGCGAGGGGGAATCGGATGCATGTGAACGCCGACACCGCGGACAGGGAGAGCCGGCGGCTCGCCTGGTGCGTGGCGCTCCTGCTGCGCCACGCACCGGACGCGGTCGCCCCGGCCCTGTGGGCGCGCCTCGACGCGCCCGCGCGCCGCTTCCTGTGCCGCGACGAGCGCCTCCCGGCCTCCGCGGTCACCCTGCTGCTGCGCGGCGGCAGCGAGGAGGACCGCCGCACCGTCGCCCGCAACCCGCACGTCCTGGGCCGCCCCCTGCCGGGCCTGCCCGGGCCCGCCCGCTACGCAGCCCGCCCCGCCCCCGCCCCCGCGCTCCTGGCGACCTTCCGCTCCGAACTCGGACGGCCCCCGCACCCTCCGCTCTCCGACGCCGAGACGGTCGCCCTGCTGCGCCGGCACGGCAGCCGCCGGCCCCGGATCCCGCTGGACGTCCTGCGGCTGGGCGGGCGCCCGCCCGCGCCCGCGCTGCTGCTGCGCGAGCACGCCCGCGCGCCGCTGCCGCCCGGCTCCGTCGAGGCCCTCCTGCTCGCCGGCGGCCTGGACGCCGCCACCGCCCTCGCCCTCCTCGACACCCGCGCGGCCCCCGCGTACGGCCCCGACTGGCACCGGCCCGCCGTCCGCGCCCTCCGCGCCGGAATCGTCACCTTCGACGAGCTCGCCGCCGCCGTCGCCCCCGCACACCGCACGCTGCTCCTCGGCCGCGCCCACACCGCCGGCCGGCTCGGCTGGAACCTCGCCGAGCAGGCCGGCATGCGCGCCGCCCTGACGCGCGCCCTGCGCCCGCACCTCGGCGACGACCCGCGCCTGTGGGCCGAGTTGGAGCGCCACGCCCCCGCCTTCCCGGGCACCCTGCCCGAGCTGGCGGCCGCCGTCGCCGCCGGCACCGCCGCGGACGCCGCCCCCGGCGCGGACGCCGCCGGTCCGCGCCCGCCGGAGGACATACCCGGGCTCGCGGAGGCCGTCGCCGACCTCGCCCCCGGCCCGCCCCCGGCAGGCGGCGGCGTCCACCGCGAGCTTGCCCTGGCCAGCCTCGCCGTCCCCAACGCCATGGGCGACCTCCGCGAGGACGTCCGCTGGGTGCGCGCCTGCCTCGACCGCGGCCTCCTCACCGGCGCCGACGTCATCCGCCACAAGGCCCCCGCCGCCTGGGCCCTGGACGAGGACCACTGGCTCGGCGAGGTGGACGGCCCCGACCGGCACGACCGCCCCCGCGCCTTCCTCGCCGCCCGCGCCGAGGCCGAACGCCTCCTCGACGCCGCGCTCGGCACCGACCCCGGCGCCTGGTGGGACACCGCCCGCGCCCTGCCCGACTTCGCGGGGACGCTGCCCGAGCTGCTCGCCGCGGTCGTCAGCGGCGACTACCGGGAGGGCGTGTCCCACCGCTCCTGACGTGACGCGACAATGGGGGGATGAGCGACAGTCCAGCCCCCCTTGCCGATCCGCACCTCCTCTACGACGCCGCGGACGGCCGACGGGACATCGTCATCCTCGGCTCCA
Coding sequences within:
- a CDS encoding aldehyde dehydrogenase family protein; the encoded protein is MTSTHAFWLAGRQATGEDSFDVHNPWDGRLVGTVSVPTDAQVEEAVAAAYAVTAEFSATPAHVRAAALDHVSKRLAERTEEIAQLISAENGKPVKWARGEVGRAVSVFRFAAEEARRFNGGEAQRLDTDAGGTGRLALTRRFVKGPVLGIAPFNFPLNLCAHKVAPAIAVGAPIILKPAPATPLSGLILGELLAETDLPAGSWSVLPVANDKMPALVQDDRLPVISFTGSDKVGYAIQQSVPHKHCTLELGGNAAAVVLADWSSDADLDWAATRIATFSNYQAGQSCISVQRVIADASVYDRLVEKVVAQVQAQVTGDPSDDATDVGPLVSEDAAKRVESWVDEAVAAGAKLLTGGKREGASYEPTVLADLPDGVTLACEEVFGPVLTLHRVENTDEAFAKVNDSKFGLQTGVFTRDVQTAFRAHRELEVGGVVIGDAPSYRADQMPYGGVKQSGVGREGVRYAMDDYTYERVLVLTNLAL
- a CDS encoding WbqC family protein, which translates into the protein MTRTSASCAPASTAGSSAPDTGNAPPGAVCAIHQPNFFPRLSTLAKLFASDVWIVLDDVQFARRDYQHRARLGALADPGDRRWLSLATHLPQGRSTLVRDARLADPERCRRRVQQLTYQTYGRSLNWPAVKAVVDPVLEEFKSTKRTAAVAEASTLALLAAMGWPGTVVRSSELTARTGRSARLADLTVATGSRTYLCGRGGMRYVEPRAFAEAGVAVVPVLPPETSGPPWEHAQSISALWALAVVGARGLRRELQDAASPRAARSDRSRKHAHLGQDRWAGVPTR
- a CDS encoding YdcF family protein yields the protein MLIWRYHQMGHEVRPCSAAIGLGSHDLGVATASADLYGSGLFPVIVFSGGNSATTAARFPRGEAVHYREHALDLGVPDEAILLETKAGNTGQNITLSREVLREAGVEVKSLLLISKPYMERRSYATCRKLWPEVEVVCASEPLEFDDYIKSIGDEKLVVDMLVGDLQRVIEYPALGFAVEQDVPGDVHDAYERLLRAGFDSRLISS
- a CDS encoding helix-turn-helix domain-containing protein, with protein sequence MVRVQHWTGREAKALRSALRMSTRAFAEHLGVALRTVAKWEKHGADTHPRPDTQAILDTALGRADEAAHARFEEVLHGRRTAPSVDHEAWTEDIDRAIVCLSHQRFTFASDLLNRWLGRHEPRGLDDKGAYLYGRSLVLLGDLQRDQGAILGPLSARHSYLRAHRLFHDLAIPRRTAQIELSLAVVTEMAGQLEASARQYEQLASEDRLSHRDRARARLWVGTALSKHGNNEYATKVMRSAIRDFEELGEPEDWAVAHQKLALAYRGAGELGQALHYIDIARSTGSVDSPMQRVRLDTAYSHILLSDAATRDDGLTVLDDAARMASQHGLSHQLRSIEGIRRSYDDPRAFVSR
- a CDS encoding adenosylhomocysteinase, with the translated sequence MDTLERARLDTYFERIASRFTPAERPASVLITHVLPERPAFVRGVGTVTDLRIVLPKPKSVDPHALRQIEDDGYGCAELSRELFTDPGRALGFLEERAGDRPIVLLDVGGYFAPTLGALCDRFSGEILGVVEDTENGHRRYAELDKLPCPVLSVARSPLKDPEDYLVGQSIVFSTEALMRSRGDIMIGRSALVIGFGKLGSSIARLLHGKGVQVTVHDIDPVKRTQALSQGFAVTADRDASLAEVGLVLCATGSLALRGQDFPRLRAGAYVATVTSSEDELDLAGLPPIYQRVHIGEHVTRYLTTDHHFDLLNGGNAVNFLHGASVGPFIFLVQAEILAASAALARGGLEPGMHEISPTDRAAIAATWLDHFHR
- a CDS encoding NUDIX hydrolase encodes the protein MPIKPDHIRETLDEYLDAHPDEKWRLAPIGELLDAGHDVTSRNTFDGHLTAGAILADPAGRVLLIKHRALNRWLLPGGHLEPQDGTFLEAAQRELTEETGIPASVVIPAGHRPLHIDAHHIPANPAKDEPSHRHFDFRYLFRTHTDAVELQEVEVTAAAWRYADEIENETLQARVLEALR
- a CDS encoding acyl-CoA dehydrogenase family protein — its product is MSATQPAQPKVTEREARQVAEAAREQDWRKPSFAKELFLGRFRLDLIHPHPQPADEDVRRGEAFLARLRTFCETRIDGARIEREAKIPDETVRGLKEIGALGMKIDPKYGGLGLTQVYYNKALALVGTASPAIGALLSAHQSIGVPQPLKMFGTQEQKEAFLPRCATTAISAFLLTEPDVGSDPARLATTAVPDGDDAYVLDGVKLWTTNGVVADLLVVMARVPKSENHRGGITAFVVEADSPGITVEHRNAFMGLRGLENGVTRFRRVRVPAANRIGAEGSGLKIALTTLNTGRLSLPAMCVGAGKWCLKIAREWSGVREQWGRPVGRHEAVGSKIAFMAATTFALEAVVDLASQMADEDRNDIRIEAALAKLYGSEMACLMADELVQIRGGRGFETADSLAARGERAVPAEQMLRDLRINRIFEGSTEIMHLLIAREAVDAHLSVAGDLIDPDKDLGDKARAGARAAGFYARWLPRLAAGAGQVPGTYREFHPSGHPDLATHLRYVERSARKLARSTFYAMSRWQGRMETKQGFLGRVVDIGAELFAMSAACVRAEHLRASGEHGREAYQLADAFCRQSRIRVEELFGRLWSNTDDLDRKVVAGVLSGTYTWLEDGAYDPSGDGPWIADAAPGPSARENVHRPFR